AAAAACCGGCATTATTTCTGCTGAAGAAGGAGAAAAAATTGTTACTGGTTTAGAGCAAATTCGCAAAGAATATCAAGAGGGTTTGTTTAATCCGGGGGTGGATGCGGAGGATGTGCATTTTGCGGTGGAACGCCGGCTTACTGAAATTATCGGGGATACGGGGAAAAAATTACATACGGGCCGGTCACGCAATGACCAAGTAGGGACGGATACACGGCTTTATTTACGCGCTCAAATTGAACAAATACGGGCGCAAATCAAGGATTTTCAGGAAGTTTTGCTAAGTTTAGCCGAGCAAAATATTGAGACTTTAATTCCCGGTTATACGCATTTACAAAGGGCGCAGCCTGTTAGTTTGGCGCATCATTTGTTAGCGTATTTTGAAATGACACAGCGCGACTGGGAACGGTTGGGAGATGTGTACAAACGAGTAGATATTTCGCCGCTGGGTTGTGGTGCTTTAGCGGGAACAACGTTTCCAATAGACCGGCATTATACGGCAGAATTATTAGGATTTAGCAGCGTTTATTCTAATAGTTTAGATGGAGTAAGTGACCGAGATTTTGCGATTGAGTTTTTGAATGCAGCCAGTTTAATTATGGTGCATTTGAGCCGGCTTTCTGAGGAGGTGATTTTGTGGTCGTCGCAGGAATTTAATTTTGTGACATTGACAGATAGTTGTGCAACCGGCTCTAGTATTATGCCACAAAAGAAAAACCCAGATGTGCCGGAATTGGTACGAGGAAAAACGGGCCGGGTTTTCGGACATTTGCAGGGAATGTTAGTTTTGATGAAAGGCTTACCCCTAGCTTATAACAAAGATTTGCAAGAAGATAAAGAAGCGCTTTTTGATGCTGTTAAAACCGTCAAAGCTTGTTTAGAAGCGATGACAATTTTGATGAGAGAAGGGATTGTCTTTCGCAAAGAACGTTTGGCGGAAGCGGTGGCAGAAGACTTCTCGAATGCGACGGATGTAGCTGATTATTTGGCTGCAAAAGGTGTGCCGTTCCGTGAAGCTTATAATTTGGTGGGTAAGGTTGTGAAAACTTGCTTGGCGGGGGGTAAGTTGTTAAAAGATTTAACCCTGGATGAGTGGAAAACTTTGCATCCAGCTTTTGAGCAAGATATTTATGAAGCCATTACTCCTAAACAGGTAGTTTCGGCGCGAAATAGTTTCGGGGGAACGGGTTTTGAGCAGGTGAAAAGGGGATTGGCTGAAGCGAAATCCAAGATATAAATTAACCGCAGATGAACGCATATACGCAGGCAAGATGCCTGCGCCACAGATAACCTATCCGCGTTTATCCGCGTTCATCTGCGGTTAAAAAATCTTAATCCGGGTGGTGATTGAGATGAAAACATTTATGATGAGAGATAGAGGTTTAGGGGGCGAAAAATGTCTTCTCATCACGATCATCATCACGAACCGGCTAATTATAATCGGGCTTTTATTGTTGGGTTTATTTTAAATATTTGTTTGGTTGGGGCTGAGATTGTTTATGGGTTTATGGCGCATTCGTTGGCGTTGTTGGCGGATGCGGGACATAATTTGAGTGATGTTTTGGCGTTGTTTTTGGCGTGGGGTGCGAGCCGGTTGAGTTTGCGGGCGCCGTCGGTTCGTTTTACTTATGGGTGGCGCCGGAGTTCGATTTTGGTGGCGTTGTTGAATGGGGTTTTTTTGTTGGTGGCGACGGGGGGGATCGCTTGGGAGGCGATTGGTAGGTTACAAGATCCGAAGCCGGTGGAGGGGGGTTTGGTGATTGGGGTGGCGTTGGTGGCGATTGTGGTTAATACGGCGACGGCGCTGATGTTTATGTCGGGGAGTAAGGGGGATTTGAATATTAGGGCGGCGTTTTGGCACATGGCGGGGGATGCGCTGGTGTCGTTGGGGGTTGTGTTGGCGGGGGTGGTGATTTTGGTGACGGGGTGGTTGTGGTGTGATCCGGTGATGAGTTTGGTGGTGGTGGTGGTGATTGTTTGGGGTACTTGGGGGTTGTTGCGGGATGCGGTGATTTTGGCGTTGGATGGGGTGCCGGTTTCTGTTGAGCCTTTGGCGGTGCGGTTGTTTTTGTCGGAGTTACCGGGGGTGATTGAGGTGCATGATTTGCATATTTGGGGGATGAGTACGACGGAGATTGCGCTTACTGCTCACTTAGTGATGCCGGCTGGTTGTCCGGGGGATGATTTTTTATATATGGTGAGAGAGGAGTTGCATCATAAGTTTGATATTGATCATGTGACGTTGCAAGTTGAGATTGGGGATGCTTGTTATCCTTGTGTTTTGGCGCCGGATCATGTGGTTTAAAGTTG
This genomic window from Ancylothrix sp. D3o contains:
- the argH gene encoding argininosuccinate lyase translates to MAEQKTWSQRFEGALHPAIVRFNASIDFDIELIEYDLTGSLAHAKMLAKTGIISAEEGEKIVTGLEQIRKEYQEGLFNPGVDAEDVHFAVERRLTEIIGDTGKKLHTGRSRNDQVGTDTRLYLRAQIEQIRAQIKDFQEVLLSLAEQNIETLIPGYTHLQRAQPVSLAHHLLAYFEMTQRDWERLGDVYKRVDISPLGCGALAGTTFPIDRHYTAELLGFSSVYSNSLDGVSDRDFAIEFLNAASLIMVHLSRLSEEVILWSSQEFNFVTLTDSCATGSSIMPQKKNPDVPELVRGKTGRVFGHLQGMLVLMKGLPLAYNKDLQEDKEALFDAVKTVKACLEAMTILMREGIVFRKERLAEAVAEDFSNATDVADYLAAKGVPFREAYNLVGKVVKTCLAGGKLLKDLTLDEWKTLHPAFEQDIYEAITPKQVVSARNSFGGTGFEQVKRGLAEAKSKI
- a CDS encoding cation diffusion facilitator family transporter, with amino-acid sequence MSSHHDHHHEPANYNRAFIVGFILNICLVGAEIVYGFMAHSLALLADAGHNLSDVLALFLAWGASRLSLRAPSVRFTYGWRRSSILVALLNGVFLLVATGGIAWEAIGRLQDPKPVEGGLVIGVALVAIVVNTATALMFMSGSKGDLNIRAAFWHMAGDALVSLGVVLAGVVILVTGWLWCDPVMSLVVVVVIVWGTWGLLRDAVILALDGVPVSVEPLAVRLFLSELPGVIEVHDLHIWGMSTTEIALTAHLVMPAGCPGDDFLYMVREELHHKFDIDHVTLQVEIGDACYPCVLAPDHVV